The following coding sequences lie in one Thalassoglobus polymorphus genomic window:
- a CDS encoding SGNH/GDSL hydrolase family protein, producing MESTLLNKPNRRRRWAFRFLTVAIAFSPFLVIELGLTLLDVGKSSEAEDPFVGFASVVPLFELNEDGTRFVLSPRRTSFFAHEEFPAKKSEKTFRIFCLGGSTVQGRPYSIETSFTTWLRIGLEQADPETNWEVVNCGGISYASYRLVPILEETLGYEPDLIILCTGHNEFLEDRTYKHLKQVPAWIEKPAHFLTSTRTVQLASSMMWSHSDGKTILQTEADATLDYKNGIAAFHRDEEWSHGVAVHFESNVLRMIHLAQSNNVPILLLKPPSNLRGTPPFKSESALLTKEEISKVEEMKIAARRLYSSDMNEATNIWKEICRIDSAAAANWYELGSCLDAQHRTEEAKSAYLAARDLDVCPLRMTTALESALDEIAEKEEAPLIDLQEMLQKKMKTGNVSHNLFVDHVHPNFEGHQQIALAIGHWLRQQGYVQFNADWDVTCQERFNEHFDALPRTYFHRGQRMLAALKKWTQGDADGMPVEERFPHKFRTGQ from the coding sequence ATGGAATCGACTCTGCTAAACAAGCCGAATCGTCGCAGGAGATGGGCATTTCGCTTCTTGACCGTTGCGATTGCCTTTTCTCCTTTTCTTGTCATTGAGTTGGGACTCACTCTTCTTGACGTCGGAAAGAGTTCTGAAGCTGAAGATCCGTTTGTCGGATTTGCCAGCGTTGTTCCGTTATTCGAGTTGAATGAGGATGGCACCCGGTTTGTTCTTTCGCCACGGCGAACATCTTTTTTTGCTCATGAAGAATTCCCAGCGAAGAAATCAGAAAAAACATTTCGTATTTTCTGCCTCGGAGGGTCAACGGTCCAGGGACGTCCCTATTCGATTGAAACTTCTTTCACGACATGGTTGAGGATCGGACTTGAGCAGGCAGATCCTGAGACAAATTGGGAAGTTGTTAACTGCGGAGGCATTTCTTACGCCAGTTATCGACTTGTCCCAATCTTGGAGGAGACGCTTGGCTATGAGCCCGATCTCATAATCCTCTGCACCGGACACAATGAATTTTTGGAAGATCGCACATACAAGCATCTCAAACAGGTTCCGGCATGGATTGAAAAACCAGCGCATTTCTTAACGTCGACGAGAACTGTCCAACTCGCATCAAGCATGATGTGGTCTCACTCGGACGGGAAAACGATTTTGCAAACAGAAGCCGATGCAACACTCGACTATAAAAATGGAATCGCAGCGTTTCATCGTGATGAAGAATGGAGTCATGGAGTTGCGGTCCATTTTGAATCAAATGTTCTCCGGATGATCCATCTTGCTCAGTCGAATAATGTTCCGATTCTTCTGCTTAAGCCGCCTTCGAATCTCAGAGGAACGCCTCCGTTTAAATCAGAATCTGCCTTGCTCACAAAAGAGGAAATCTCAAAAGTTGAAGAGATGAAAATCGCTGCTCGACGCCTGTATTCTTCTGATATGAATGAGGCGACAAACATTTGGAAGGAAATTTGCCGCATCGATTCCGCCGCTGCAGCAAACTGGTATGAACTTGGATCGTGTCTGGATGCGCAGCACCGGACTGAAGAAGCAAAATCTGCCTACCTTGCAGCGAGAGACCTTGATGTTTGTCCATTGAGGATGACGACCGCGCTGGAGTCTGCGCTCGATGAAATTGCCGAGAAGGAAGAAGCCCCCTTGATTGACCTTCAGGAAATGCTGCAAAAGAAAATGAAAACCGGAAATGTCAGCCACAACTTATTCGTTGACCATGTTCATCCGAATTTTGAAGGTCATCAGCAAATTGCCCTCGCAATTGGACACTGGCTTCGCCAGCAAGGATATGTCCAATTCAATGCAGATTGGGATGTCACCTGCCAGGAACGTTTCAACGAGCATTTTGACGCACTCCCTCGAACGTACTTTCATCGTGGTCAGCGAATGTTAGCTGCTTTGAAAAAATGGACACAGGGTGATGCCGACGGAATGCCTGTGGAAGAACGGTTTCCACATAAATTTAGAACCGGTCAGTAA